Below is a genomic region from Rhodohalobacter sp. 614A.
TGGGTATTGAATACTAATTCATTTTCAGATTTAGGGCAAAGACTGACATTCTGAACTTGAATCAGAATCTCCTTACCTTGTTTTACCTGATGAACTTATTCTAACTCTTTTAAACAGCAGATTTACTTTGGCAAAAAAAGGCCAACATACGAACGCGCCGCCAACCATTCAAAACCGAAAGGCTCGCCATGATTATCACATTGATGATACATACGAAGCCGGAATTGTTTTAAAGGGAACGGAGGTAAAGTCAATCCGGGAAGGTAAAGCAAGCCTCAATGAAGCATTTGCCTATCTGAATAATGAAGAGGTATGGTTGAAGAATATGTATATCAAGCCGTACAAATTCGGATCGTACGCCAACCATGATGAGCGCCGTGATCGTAAACTGCTTTTGAAAAAAAAAGAAATCCGTGAAATTGACAAACACATTAATCAAAAGGGGTTTACACTCATTCCGCTGAAACTATACTTTAAGGGAGGCTATGCAAAAGTTTTGGTTGGCCTTGCCCGCGGTAAGAAGCAGTATGATAAGCGGGAAGATATCAAGGAAAAAGATGTACGCCGCGAACTAGAC
It encodes:
- the smpB gene encoding SsrA-binding protein SmpB, whose translation is MAKKGQHTNAPPTIQNRKARHDYHIDDTYEAGIVLKGTEVKSIREGKASLNEAFAYLNNEEVWLKNMYIKPYKFGSYANHDERRDRKLLLKKKEIREIDKHINQKGFTLIPLKLYFKGGYAKVLVGLARGKKQYDKREDIKEKDVRRELDRKIKGNYSVNL